The following are encoded in a window of Flavobacterium cupriresistens genomic DNA:
- a CDS encoding nuclear transport factor 2 family protein, with the protein MKKYVLIVFLFIGLITNAQKQEVQKSIELFFEGFHEKDSMKIKSVCSDKIILQSISENSLKGNKLSDEKAKDFYKSIVSIPASVNFKEKILDYNIQIDGSMAHVWAPYEFYLNGKLSHTGVNTFTLFKEKETWKIIYLIDTRRK; encoded by the coding sequence ATGAAAAAATATGTCCTTATTGTATTTTTATTTATTGGATTAATAACGAATGCACAAAAACAAGAAGTCCAAAAGTCTATTGAATTATTTTTTGAAGGTTTTCATGAAAAAGATTCGATGAAAATTAAATCTGTTTGTTCGGATAAAATTATTCTGCAGTCTATCAGTGAGAATTCTCTGAAAGGAAACAAATTATCTGATGAAAAAGCAAAAGATTTTTACAAATCGATCGTATCAATCCCTGCCAGTGTCAATTTTAAGGAGAAAATTTTAGATTATAACATTCAAATAGACGGATCTATGGCTCATGTTTGGGCTCCTTATGAGTTTTATCTTAATGGCAAATTGAGTCATACAGGAGTAAATACATTTACTTTGTTTAAAGAAAAAGAGACCTGGAAAATCATTTATTTAATTGATACAAGAAGGAAATAG
- a CDS encoding DUF4294 domain-containing protein, with the protein MRFTYFILFFILISFKSQAQVTPKENQEMGYILTEQDTILNDTIELPEIIISKEKLDPEAQKQFLILQNRVYKTYPYAKTTADRLTALNQGMARLKTNREKKKYFKIVEDYLNNEFEDRLKKLSRKQGQILVKLVHRQTGTTTFDLIKNLKSGFKAFVSNTTANLFDISLKREYKPYEVNEDYLIETILVRAFESGRLINQKPAHPVDYDDLSNHWQEKAKELKAAK; encoded by the coding sequence ATGAGATTTACCTACTTTATTTTATTTTTTATATTGATTAGTTTTAAAAGTCAAGCCCAGGTTACCCCTAAAGAGAATCAGGAAATGGGCTATATATTGACCGAACAGGATACTATCTTAAATGATACTATCGAATTGCCGGAGATTATAATTTCTAAAGAGAAGCTGGATCCCGAGGCACAGAAGCAATTTCTTATTCTGCAGAATCGGGTTTATAAAACCTATCCTTATGCTAAAACAACCGCAGACAGGCTTACTGCTTTAAATCAGGGAATGGCACGTTTAAAAACAAATCGCGAAAAGAAAAAGTATTTCAAAATCGTTGAGGATTACCTTAACAATGAATTTGAAGACCGACTTAAAAAACTTTCCAGAAAACAAGGACAAATACTCGTAAAACTCGTTCACCGCCAAACCGGAACCACGACCTTTGACCTTATCAAGAATTTAAAAAGTGGTTTCAAAGCATTTGTATCCAATACGACAGCTAATTTATTCGATATCAGCCTAAAAAGAGAGTACAAGCCCTATGAAGTAAACGAGGATTATTTGATCGAAACCATACTCGTCAGAGCCTTCGAATCGGGTAGATTAATCAATCAAAAGCCCGCACATCCCGTTGATTACGATGATTTGAGTAATCATTGGCAGGAAAAAGCAAAAGAGCTCAAAGCAGCAAAATAA
- a CDS encoding S8 family serine peptidase, producing MLKRILSLIMMFFAISMWSQEELQNDYSVFINGNKIPTSANFKEQVREFKKNTSKQKPVATYYLVQFTQMPSVKEQQKLKEQGITLLSYLSNNAYYALINSNYYNKGVISSTIRTVVTVDSKYKIDPMIANGAIPDYALEGSNNVKVVVSYFKGVDSKVISQNLAGLFVKSSKIDESFNEVYLEASRDKLEEIAKLNWVQNIELVAAPVESDNKPGVTSHKVNVLSSVIPGLGYGLTGKGVKVGVWDGNLEKHKDHTGRVTIREYESNSSHGEHVSGTIGGAGLLDPRARGMAPEVEMFGWNFNTQSNGLSVQQERVKAVTEDGIEITSNSYGSSLTSGYNVRRYDNADRGDDNVTVLYPYLLNVYSNGNSQSAYPGGFNTSTKNSKNSLHVAANNPDDMISGYSSFGPTIDGRLVPQIAAVGSDVYSLAYSNGYQVMSGTSMATPGTSGTIALLYERYKNIYGEKPLASLMKALVTNTAIDAGNPGPDYKYGFGNLNGLRAIKALDKKMFYTATVAGGAVYEKEIVVPVGLVSLKVMLAYSDVAGTPGSTSVQVNDLDIKIVKDGTTTLPWILNPTTPNANATRGVDTMNNIEQVTLDNPAPGTYKIVVTGTRVPLNSQEFSVVYDYVAPELSLTYPIGREKFNPETTEYIRWDYEGEAKTFTIEYSLDGGINYTTLAKEVPAAARSFAWKVPAAVVANAKIRISTGAKVDTSKEVFNIIAEPKNLVIAPAVCGTSSYKMDWDPIAGAKYEVLKMNGYKFDVVATVTEPSYTFNNLTAGEDNWFSVRTIDVATGITSERVKAINVDPVSQPVLTVASLPFLENFNERKATNYVLSKGTAGIIKYEYVNATLLDGVKMAGSGNVSLTPWVASTTANAFANNPNFIKKMSFCDVDATALTGKVIRMKFNLIWNSVGAVNKNFFRVLVNGIPLSSHENIDVYAGATLSGNTEVIYDLSAFAGTTFSIAFEAVMDNDASVVGNDTVYTTVFVDNVSLFEATTTDLALSSLVANTALTATETVTMKVFNNSPVAISTIPVSYKINEETEVSEVIPGPIAPLSSVSYDFVQKVNYATPGVYKVVGNVNYTGDAVVENNTITKTVYNNGTDVLMGSATPNTTCSAVFTDNGTRFTNYSDNVTQTLTFKPATAGSSIKVDFTTFDTEQDFDYLYVYNGPSVSAASLVGTFTGNALPSSITSKAAGGELTFRFTSDSNTNGAGWTADISCVAKPTVLDASVAAIVTPEILGKKTSTNDVTIRVSNLGATALTNHPVYYQVNGGAKVAETVPAIAAYATVSFTFAAKADLSDVGATYLIKSGVDITDDNNSNDAKEKTVYNKNELPVHENTSGYAISKLKWNDVVNTSGTTAYSDFKNIKIPVYPGLTYQPEVSITKIEIPITRDLSATAVGVFTMMVIDLNGDGNLTDEFYAGNFWVNTTPTSAAPAIPSTTSTHYFRNNISLAGGLTIPAGTTAGEKLMRVIHMFRSPNEYFNVNLGPTIDGLTSSRGDFEIEEYTVNVLPLTAADASVERITAPFKSANKPVTVTAVIRNFSNTVIANFPIAYKINGGTEVVQNVSTSIAALGTATFSFTTKADLSASGDYTIEVYTKLAGDTDVTNDSKSISLTHAANYALNVVGTFDGVDDFIKTDVTPALDLTNNYTFEAWVNQKKPSTFGRVLDKSRALVFIHNSNNVTLYKENSLVISITTASGSYVINTGANSIKQNIWQHIAYTVSSTNVYTVYIDGVSVPFTSTGIAGAATTNATLPAYIGNNATLTRGLNGNIDEVRIWSGVRDQATISGNAMVRYTGNEAGLTGYYPFSEGDKQFVHDSSANDNTAVVTNADSNGLGEGKFWNIPVLLQKVDFVNQLSSTYDAATKTYTVLLNNGSDITTAVANWGLGMNSIAKINGITQVNGITANDYTNPVTLTVEGVGFNTGISETYTIKVITDLKTESKLISYNFTTASNPVLTSDINTDITGNNVTKTVVFGTNISSLKADFVVSPGAELYIDGVKQLNSKTIISDYSNSFLVTVVSENKLSQTNYTVTLNARNSEANILAYTVANQVGTSVIDPVSKTAKVLVDNNADLATVVPVFQISDFATLRIGTYFQDSGVTRLNYTSPVVYNVLAQNGDIVDWTVTIERAAPIITLLGDAIVSINKGCVFTDAGYSAKDNLGVDIGAGVVVSGSVDVNTPGQYIRTYTVKDALQNQTSVTRIINVSSTACSLGVDSNTIEGFVIYPNPVKDGKVHIQTSSGSSKNIRISDMSGKKVFTIRSADKEINVSSLPSGVYIVKVEQDGKTATQKLIIK from the coding sequence ATGCTAAAAAGAATACTTAGTCTTATTATGATGTTTTTTGCGATTTCGATGTGGTCGCAAGAAGAGCTTCAAAATGATTATTCTGTTTTTATAAATGGAAATAAAATACCTACTTCTGCCAATTTTAAAGAACAAGTTAGAGAATTTAAGAAGAATACAAGTAAGCAAAAGCCAGTGGCAACTTACTATTTGGTGCAATTTACCCAAATGCCATCTGTAAAAGAGCAGCAAAAGTTAAAAGAGCAAGGTATTACATTGCTTAGTTATTTATCGAATAATGCGTATTATGCTTTAATTAATTCGAACTATTACAATAAAGGGGTTATTTCTTCTACTATCAGGACTGTTGTTACGGTAGATTCAAAGTATAAAATTGATCCAATGATTGCAAATGGAGCAATTCCGGATTATGCCTTAGAAGGAAGTAATAACGTTAAGGTTGTAGTAAGTTACTTTAAGGGAGTTGACAGTAAAGTTATTTCACAAAATCTGGCAGGTTTATTTGTGAAAAGCAGTAAGATCGACGAATCTTTTAATGAAGTTTATTTGGAAGCTTCCAGAGATAAATTGGAGGAAATAGCAAAACTAAACTGGGTTCAAAATATTGAACTGGTTGCTGCTCCTGTTGAAAGTGATAATAAGCCTGGTGTAACTTCTCATAAAGTAAATGTTTTAAGTTCAGTTATTCCCGGTTTAGGATATGGATTGACAGGAAAAGGGGTTAAAGTGGGTGTTTGGGATGGAAATCTGGAAAAACATAAAGATCATACCGGTAGAGTTACAATTAGAGAATATGAGTCTAATTCTTCTCACGGAGAACACGTTTCCGGAACAATTGGCGGCGCCGGTTTGTTAGATCCAAGAGCCAGAGGTATGGCGCCGGAGGTAGAAATGTTTGGTTGGAATTTTAATACACAATCAAATGGTTTAAGTGTGCAGCAAGAAAGAGTAAAAGCGGTAACAGAAGACGGGATCGAAATCACCTCTAATTCTTACGGATCCAGTCTTACTTCCGGATACAATGTGAGGAGATACGATAATGCAGATCGTGGAGATGATAATGTTACGGTTCTATATCCTTATCTTTTAAATGTGTATTCTAATGGAAATTCGCAATCAGCATACCCGGGTGGTTTTAATACCTCTACTAAAAATTCAAAAAACTCATTGCACGTAGCAGCCAATAATCCTGATGATATGATTAGTGGTTACAGTAGTTTCGGGCCAACGATTGATGGTCGCTTGGTACCACAAATTGCGGCAGTTGGCTCAGATGTATATTCATTGGCTTATAGTAATGGGTATCAGGTTATGAGTGGAACTTCAATGGCTACACCCGGAACCAGTGGTACAATAGCTTTGCTCTACGAAAGATATAAAAATATTTATGGAGAAAAACCATTAGCCTCTTTAATGAAAGCGTTGGTTACCAATACCGCAATAGATGCCGGTAACCCGGGTCCGGATTATAAATATGGTTTTGGAAATTTGAATGGTCTAAGAGCGATTAAAGCTTTAGATAAAAAAATGTTTTACACGGCTACTGTAGCAGGCGGAGCAGTTTATGAAAAAGAAATTGTGGTGCCTGTGGGTTTAGTTTCTTTAAAAGTTATGCTTGCTTATTCGGATGTAGCAGGAACACCCGGCTCAACTTCTGTTCAGGTAAATGATTTGGATATTAAAATTGTAAAAGACGGTACTACGACCTTACCGTGGATTTTAAATCCAACAACTCCAAATGCAAATGCAACAAGAGGAGTAGATACGATGAACAATATCGAGCAAGTAACTTTAGATAATCCTGCTCCCGGAACCTATAAAATTGTGGTTACCGGTACAAGAGTTCCTCTTAACAGTCAGGAATTTTCGGTAGTATACGATTATGTGGCACCGGAATTAAGTCTGACTTATCCGATTGGTAGAGAAAAATTCAATCCGGAAACTACAGAATACATCCGTTGGGATTATGAAGGAGAAGCAAAAACGTTCACGATCGAATATTCACTTGATGGAGGAATAAATTATACAACACTAGCAAAAGAAGTTCCTGCTGCCGCAAGAAGTTTTGCCTGGAAAGTACCTGCAGCTGTGGTTGCAAACGCTAAGATAAGAATTAGTACAGGTGCAAAAGTAGATACTTCAAAAGAGGTATTTAATATTATTGCAGAGCCTAAAAATTTAGTGATTGCGCCAGCTGTCTGCGGTACTTCTTCCTATAAAATGGATTGGGATCCTATTGCAGGAGCAAAATATGAAGTTTTAAAAATGAACGGATACAAGTTTGATGTTGTCGCGACAGTTACAGAACCTAGTTATACGTTTAATAATCTTACAGCAGGGGAAGACAATTGGTTCTCTGTTCGCACAATAGATGTCGCTACAGGAATTACTTCTGAAAGAGTTAAAGCAATAAACGTGGATCCGGTTTCACAGCCGGTTTTGACAGTCGCCAGTTTACCGTTTTTAGAAAACTTTAATGAAAGAAAAGCAACGAATTATGTTCTTTCCAAAGGAACTGCAGGTATTATAAAATATGAATATGTAAACGCAACACTACTGGACGGTGTAAAAATGGCAGGGTCCGGAAATGTATCTTTGACGCCATGGGTTGCAAGTACAACTGCGAATGCCTTTGCCAATAACCCGAATTTCATAAAAAAGATGTCTTTTTGCGATGTCGACGCTACAGCACTGACAGGAAAAGTGATTCGTATGAAATTTAATTTAATTTGGAATAGTGTTGGCGCCGTTAATAAAAACTTTTTTAGAGTTTTGGTAAATGGAATCCCACTAAGCAGTCATGAAAACATAGACGTTTATGCAGGAGCCACGCTATCAGGAAATACAGAAGTAATCTATGATTTGTCGGCATTCGCAGGAACAACATTTAGTATTGCTTTTGAAGCTGTTATGGATAATGATGCGAGTGTGGTTGGTAATGATACGGTGTACACTACTGTTTTTGTAGATAATGTTAGTCTTTTCGAAGCCACAACTACCGATTTGGCACTATCTTCATTGGTAGCCAATACTGCTTTAACAGCTACTGAGACCGTGACAATGAAAGTGTTTAACAATTCTCCTGTTGCAATAAGTACTATTCCTGTTTCTTATAAAATTAATGAAGAAACAGAAGTTAGTGAAGTTATTCCGGGACCCATTGCTCCTTTGAGCAGCGTGTCTTATGATTTTGTTCAGAAAGTCAATTATGCTACTCCGGGTGTTTACAAAGTTGTTGGCAATGTAAATTATACCGGTGACGCTGTTGTTGAAAATAATACAATTACAAAAACTGTTTATAATAACGGGACAGATGTTTTAATGGGGTCAGCTACCCCAAATACTACTTGTTCGGCGGTATTTACAGATAACGGAACACGTTTCACCAATTATAGTGATAATGTAACCCAGACCCTAACTTTTAAACCCGCTACAGCAGGCAGCAGTATAAAAGTAGATTTTACAACTTTTGATACGGAACAAGATTTTGATTATTTGTATGTTTATAATGGCCCTTCGGTTTCTGCAGCTTCATTGGTCGGCACTTTTACAGGCAATGCTTTGCCTTCATCAATAACATCTAAAGCAGCAGGAGGAGAGCTAACTTTTAGGTTTACTTCAGATTCAAACACAAATGGAGCAGGGTGGACCGCTGACATCAGTTGTGTTGCAAAACCAACCGTACTTGATGCTAGTGTCGCTGCTATAGTTACGCCGGAGATTCTTGGAAAAAAAACAAGTACAAATGATGTAACGATTAGAGTTAGTAATTTAGGTGCAACTGCTTTAACAAACCACCCGGTATATTATCAGGTAAACGGAGGAGCAAAAGTTGCAGAGACAGTTCCTGCTATAGCTGCTTATGCTACAGTAAGTTTTACTTTTGCAGCCAAAGCAGATTTGTCTGATGTTGGAGCAACTTACCTAATAAAAAGTGGTGTTGATATAACAGACGATAATAATAGTAATGACGCAAAAGAAAAGACAGTATATAACAAAAATGAACTACCTGTTCATGAGAATACCAGTGGATATGCCATTTCTAAATTGAAATGGAATGATGTTGTGAATACTTCAGGAACGACTGCCTATTCTGATTTTAAGAATATAAAAATTCCGGTATATCCGGGATTGACCTATCAGCCTGAGGTTTCAATCACCAAAATAGAAATACCAATCACAAGAGATCTGTCAGCAACTGCTGTTGGTGTGTTTACTATGATGGTTATTGATTTGAATGGAGATGGTAATCTAACCGATGAATTTTATGCGGGTAATTTCTGGGTGAATACAACACCTACTTCAGCTGCACCGGCAATTCCATCTACAACAAGCACCCATTATTTCAGAAATAATATTTCATTGGCAGGAGGTTTAACGATTCCTGCAGGTACGACAGCAGGTGAAAAATTGATGCGTGTTATCCATATGTTTCGTTCACCGAATGAGTATTTTAACGTAAACCTTGGACCAACTATTGATGGATTAACAAGTTCAAGAGGAGATTTTGAGATAGAAGAATATACCGTTAATGTATTGCCATTAACCGCTGCTGATGCAAGTGTAGAAAGGATTACAGCGCCTTTTAAATCTGCTAATAAACCTGTAACCGTAACAGCAGTTATACGCAATTTTTCAAATACTGTAATTGCTAATTTCCCAATAGCATACAAAATTAATGGCGGAACCGAAGTGGTTCAAAATGTCAGCACCTCTATTGCGGCACTGGGAACAGCTACTTTTTCATTCACTACTAAAGCAGACTTAAGTGCGTCAGGAGATTATACAATTGAAGTATATACTAAATTGGCAGGTGATACAGACGTAACAAACGACAGTAAATCAATTTCGCTTACACATGCGGCAAATTATGCTTTAAACGTAGTGGGGACTTTCGATGGAGTTGATGATTTTATAAAGACAGATGTTACACCAGCTCTGGATCTTACCAACAATTACACATTCGAAGCATGGGTTAATCAGAAGAAACCTTCCACTTTTGGTAGAGTTTTAGACAAAAGCAGGGCGTTAGTTTTTATTCACAACAGTAATAATGTAACGCTTTACAAAGAAAATAGTTTGGTGATTTCTATTACAACTGCTTCAGGTTCATATGTAATCAATACAGGAGCAAATTCGATTAAACAGAACATTTGGCAGCATATTGCTTACACAGTGAGTTCAACTAATGTATATACTGTTTATATTGATGGAGTTTCTGTTCCTTTTACTAGTACCGGTATTGCCGGGGCAGCTACTACAAATGCAACACTGCCGGCTTATATTGGTAACAATGCCACTTTAACACGTGGTTTAAATGGTAACATAGATGAAGTTCGTATTTGGTCAGGTGTTCGCGATCAGGCAACAATTTCCGGCAATGCAATGGTAAGATATACGGGTAATGAAGCTGGGTTAACAGGTTATTATCCTTTCTCTGAAGGTGATAAACAATTTGTTCATGATTCTTCTGCAAATGATAATACAGCTGTAGTAACAAATGCCGATTCAAATGGTTTAGGTGAAGGGAAATTCTGGAATATTCCTGTTCTGTTACAAAAGGTAGATTTTGTAAATCAGCTTTCATCTACTTACGATGCAGCAACCAAAACCTATACTGTATTGTTGAATAATGGATCCGATATAACGACAGCAGTTGCCAACTGGGGATTAGGAATGAATAGTATTGCAAAAATAAACGGAATAACACAAGTAAACGGTATTACAGCAAATGACTATACTAATCCAGTTACGCTAACAGTTGAGGGAGTTGGTTTTAATACAGGAATTTCAGAAACGTATACTATTAAAGTGATTACCGATTTAAAAACGGAAAGCAAATTAATTTCGTATAATTTTACAACCGCATCAAATCCGGTGTTAACATCAGATATTAATACAGATATAACAGGAAACAATGTTACAAAAACAGTAGTCTTTGGAACTAATATTTCAAGTTTAAAAGCAGATTTTGTTGTTTCTCCGGGAGCGGAACTTTATATAGACGGGGTGAAGCAGTTAAATTCGAAAACAATTATATCAGATTATTCGAATAGTTTTCTGGTTACTGTTGTCTCAGAGAACAAACTTTCACAGACCAATTATACGGTTACATTAAATGCGAGAAATTCAGAGGCCAATATTTTGGCATATACTGTTGCAAATCAAGTAGGAACAAGTGTTATAGATCCGGTTTCCAAAACAGCTAAGGTTTTGGTTGATAATAATGCTGATTTAGCTACAGTAGTTCCGGTTTTCCAAATATCTGATTTTGCTACATTGCGTATCGGTACCTATTTTCAAGATAGTGGCGTTACGAGATTAAACTATACTTCGCCAGTTGTTTATAATGTATTGGCGCAAAATGGAGATATTGTAGATTGGACCGTAACAATTGAAAGAGCCGCACCAATTATAACGCTTTTAGGAGACGCTATAGTTTCTATTAATAAAGGTTGTGTTTTTACCGATGCAGGTTATAGCGCAAAAGACAATTTAGGTGTTGATATTGGAGCAGGAGTTGTAGTTTCTGGTTCTGTCGATGTAAATACGCCGGGTCAATACATTCGTACTTATACCGTCAAAGACGCCTTGCAAAATCAAACTTCAGTAACTCGTATAATAAATGTATCAAGCACAGCATGTAGTTTAGGAGTAGATTCCAATACAATTGAAGGGTTTGTTATCTACCCAAATCCGGTAAAAGACGGGAAAGTGCACATACAAACAAGTTCCGGCAGTTCTAAAAACATCAGAATATCTGATATGTCCGGAAAAAAGGTGTTTACGATACGATCTGCTGACAAAGAAATAAATGTTTCTAGTTTGCCATCGGGAGTTTATATAGTTAAAGTAGAACAAGATGGAAAAACCGCAACACAAAAATTAATTATCAAATAA
- a CDS encoding response regulator transcription factor: MKILLLEDDFTLSKEISTFFTSKEFECFPYYDGSLLLKKYLPNEYDLIILDINVPGTTGIDVCKGIRQVDKKTPIIMLTAFSEIEDKLASFDNGADDYLVKPFHFEELYARIASLLRRKDIPQQTEKKILIKDLEIQEEEMKVFRSGEEIKLTPKEFKLILILAHAKGKVLSKQFIAEKLWDYHIETNQNTIEVYINFLRKKIDKDHETKLIRTKIGYGYYLSDQE, translated from the coding sequence ATGAAAATTTTACTACTCGAAGATGATTTTACTTTATCAAAAGAAATCTCAACATTCTTTACCTCAAAAGAATTCGAGTGTTTTCCCTATTACGATGGCTCCTTATTGTTAAAAAAATACCTTCCAAACGAATACGACTTAATAATTCTGGACATCAATGTACCCGGAACAACGGGAATTGACGTTTGCAAAGGCATTCGCCAAGTCGACAAAAAAACGCCTATAATTATGCTGACTGCTTTTAGCGAAATCGAAGACAAACTCGCTTCTTTTGACAATGGCGCCGATGATTATCTGGTAAAACCGTTTCATTTTGAAGAACTATATGCCCGAATAGCTTCGCTTTTAAGACGAAAGGACATTCCGCAACAAACCGAAAAAAAGATTCTTATTAAGGATTTAGAAATTCAAGAAGAAGAAATGAAAGTCTTTCGCTCCGGCGAAGAAATAAAACTAACCCCAAAAGAGTTTAAACTCATCTTAATTTTGGCTCATGCTAAAGGCAAAGTGCTGTCTAAACAATTTATAGCCGAAAAACTTTGGGACTATCACATCGAAACCAATCAGAACACTATTGAAGTTTACATTAATTTTTTAAGAAAAAAAATTGATAAAGACCACGAAACAAAACTCATTCGTACCAAAATTGGCTACGGATATTATTTAAGTGATCAGGAATGA
- a CDS encoding DUF1569 domain-containing protein: MQNIFLREDCDQFINRINQLNLDSKGLWGKMSVDQMFAHCNVAYEMVYDTIHPKPSGFVKFILKTLVKNKIVSDKPFSKNNQTAPQFIIAGNRDFEAEKNRLIAYLIKTQELGESEFDGKESHSFGKLTSKEWNNLFAKHLDHHLTQFGV; this comes from the coding sequence ATGCAAAATATTTTTCTTAGAGAAGATTGTGATCAATTCATTAATCGAATTAATCAGTTGAACTTGGATTCAAAAGGGCTTTGGGGTAAAATGTCTGTAGATCAGATGTTTGCTCATTGCAATGTAGCGTATGAAATGGTCTATGATACGATTCATCCGAAACCTAGTGGCTTTGTGAAATTTATTCTTAAGACATTGGTGAAGAATAAAATAGTCAGTGATAAGCCTTTTTCAAAGAATAATCAAACAGCGCCACAATTTATAATTGCAGGGAATCGTGATTTTGAGGCCGAAAAAAATAGATTGATTGCGTATTTGATTAAAACTCAGGAATTGGGAGAAAGTGAATTTGATGGTAAAGAATCACATTCTTTTGGAAAACTGACTTCGAAAGAGTGGAATAATCTGTTTGCCAAACATCTGGATCATCATCTGACTCAGTTTGGGGTTTAA
- a CDS encoding endonuclease III domain-containing protein: MDLFEETSNWEVKLGPILKKYKGKKHPLDYKNTYQLLVMVVLSAQDSDANINTISPALFEKFPTLESLAYADPETFKSYITKVRNYPTKLQWLLDIAKTLQKDENIPLNMKELTALKGIGRKSANVILRETNKPAEGIIADLHVIRVAPRIGIIKEAKDGIKAEKDLMLAIPKSIWSEIGMAISFLGRETCRPKPKCEDCLITDSCHYYTTQIQ; encoded by the coding sequence ATGGATTTATTTGAAGAAACATCAAATTGGGAAGTAAAACTTGGGCCAATTTTAAAAAAATACAAAGGTAAAAAGCATCCCTTAGACTATAAAAATACGTATCAGTTACTTGTAATGGTCGTGCTGTCGGCCCAAGATTCTGATGCCAATATAAACACAATTTCGCCCGCTTTATTTGAAAAATTTCCTACACTTGAAAGTTTAGCGTACGCAGATCCCGAAACATTTAAATCGTATATAACCAAGGTTAGAAATTATCCAACAAAATTGCAATGGCTGCTTGATATCGCTAAAACACTACAAAAGGATGAAAATATTCCTTTGAATATGAAAGAATTAACAGCTTTAAAAGGCATTGGAAGAAAATCTGCTAATGTGATTTTAAGGGAAACCAACAAACCTGCGGAAGGTATTATTGCAGATTTACATGTTATTCGTGTAGCTCCCAGAATCGGAATAATCAAAGAAGCAAAAGACGGGATTAAAGCAGAAAAAGATCTTATGCTTGCGATACCTAAATCAATTTGGTCTGAAATTGGAATGGCGATTTCCTTCCTGGGAAGAGAAACCTGCAGACCAAAACCCAAATGTGAGGATTGTTTAATAACGGATTCCTGTCATTATTACACAACTCAAATACAATAG
- a CDS encoding M42 family metallopeptidase, translating into MSTKSILKDTSIAFLESYLNNASPTGYESEGQKLWMDYLKPYVDTFITDTYGTAVGVINPDAPFKVVIEGHADEISWYVNYITDDGLLYVIRNGGSDHQIAPSKRVHIHTKKGIVKGVFGWPAIHTRLRDKEETPKISNIFIDLGCETKEQVEAMGVHVGCVITYPDEFMILNENKFVCRAIDNRMGGFMIAEVARLLHENKKELPFGLYIVNSVQEEIGLRGAEMIAQTIKPNVAIVTDVCHDTTTPMIDKKVEGDLKMGKGPVIAYAPAVQNKLRDLIVDTAEENKIPFQRHASSRATGTDTDAFAYSNGGVASALISLPLRYMHTTVEMVHREDVENVIQLIYESILKIENNETFSYFK; encoded by the coding sequence ATGAGCACAAAATCTATCTTAAAAGATACCTCTATAGCTTTTCTTGAAAGCTACCTTAATAATGCCTCACCTACCGGTTACGAAAGCGAAGGCCAAAAACTTTGGATGGATTATCTGAAACCTTATGTAGACACCTTTATTACTGATACCTATGGCACAGCCGTTGGAGTTATCAATCCTGATGCTCCTTTTAAAGTGGTTATTGAAGGACATGCAGATGAAATTTCATGGTATGTAAACTATATTACTGATGACGGATTACTATATGTGATCAGAAATGGTGGTTCTGATCACCAAATCGCTCCCTCAAAAAGAGTGCATATTCACACTAAAAAAGGAATTGTAAAAGGGGTTTTCGGATGGCCGGCCATTCATACCCGATTACGTGATAAAGAAGAGACACCAAAAATCAGCAATATTTTTATTGATTTAGGTTGTGAGACCAAAGAACAGGTTGAAGCAATGGGAGTTCATGTGGGCTGTGTAATTACGTATCCTGATGAATTTATGATTCTGAACGAAAACAAATTTGTGTGTCGCGCCATCGACAACAGAATGGGTGGTTTTATGATCGCCGAAGTAGCCCGTTTGCTTCATGAAAACAAAAAAGAACTTCCTTTTGGTTTGTATATCGTAAACTCCGTTCAGGAAGAAATTGGTCTTCGTGGTGCTGAAATGATTGCACAAACGATTAAACCGAATGTAGCCATAGTCACTGATGTGTGCCATGATACGACAACTCCTATGATTGACAAAAAAGTAGAAGGTGATCTAAAAATGGGGAAAGGTCCTGTAATTGCTTATGCTCCTGCAGTACAAAATAAATTACGCGATTTAATTGTGGATACTGCTGAGGAAAACAAAATCCCATTCCAGCGTCATGCCTCTTCGCGCGCTACAGGAACCGATACAGATGCTTTTGCGTATAGCAACGGTGGTGTAGCATCTGCTTTGATTTCATTACCTTTACGTTATATGCATACTACTGTAGAAATGGTACACAGAGAAGATGTTGAAAATGTGATTCAGTTGATTTATGAATCTATATTGAAAATCGAAAACAACGAAACATTTTCGTATTTCAAATAG